In one Musa acuminata AAA Group cultivar baxijiao chromosome BXJ2-5, Cavendish_Baxijiao_AAA, whole genome shotgun sequence genomic region, the following are encoded:
- the LOC103985038 gene encoding noroxomaritidine synthase 2, with product MSSPTAAMAGSCFATAKAFLRSYPEVLLSIFCFVFFCYFGRVFRRSSFPVDWPLAGMLPGLLLNLDHLHDWCTDLLRVVGCNFFFRGPWFLGMDYLFTCDPANLQHVFSANFSNYPKGGEFSEIFDILGDGIFNSDGESWKKQRMKAHGLMNGGRFRSFVASSIRNKVEKGLIPLVDDVVRRGAVVDLQDVFMRLTFDATSYLVFGVDPCCLSIGLPTVPFARAMDDAMGALLLRHTVPPAWWKLARWLGIGDEKKLAMSWKVIDRYIAESIAEKKKLRSLRNKKDVGGEAKADLLSSYINDDDDEEQQDSHRQGSTEFDKFVRDTAMNFMLAGRDTTGAALTWFFWLLCKNPVVESKILEELSSTPLRKQRSSSNDMTIFDTEELSKLVYLHAALCESLRLFPPVPFEHKAALRHEILPSGHRVEAGTKILVSLYSMGRMEGIWGKDCLEFRPERWISEKGRVRHEPSYKFMPFNSGPRTCLGKEVAFTQMKAVVAAMVYNFQVQVLPGHVVEPKLSIILHLKNGLRVKIKRRAGDDQQQ from the coding sequence ATGTCTTCTCCGACAGCAGCCATGGCCGGTAGTTGCTTCGCGACTGCCAAGGCCTTCTTGCGATCGTACCCTGAGGTCCTCCTCTCTATCTTCTGCTTCGTCTTCTTCTGCTACTTCGGCCGGGTCTTTAGGAGGTCGAGCTTCCCGGTGGACTGGCCGCTCGCCGGGATGCTCCCGGGGCTTCTGCTGAACCTCGACCACCTCCATGATTGGTGCACCGACCTCCTTAGGGTGGTCGGGTGCAACTTTTTCTTCCGCGGCCCGTGGTTCTTGGGCATGGACTACCTGTTCACTTGCGACCCCGCCAATCTGCAACACGTCTTCAGTGCGAACTTCTCGAATTACCCAAAGGGCGGGGAGTTTTCGGAGATCTTCGATATCCTCGGCGATGGCATCTTCAACTCCGACGGCGAGTCGTGGAAGAAGCAGAGGATGAAGGCCCACGGCCTCATGAACGGCGGCAGGTTCCGGTCCTTCGTTGCCAGTTCTATTCGAAACAAGGTGGAGAAAGGACTGATCCCACTCGTGGACGATGTCGTGCGACGAGGGGCGGTGGTGGACTTGCAAGATGTGTTCATGAGGTTGACCTTCGACGCCACTTCCTACTTGGTTTTCGGCGTCGATCCATGTTGCCTCTCCATCGGGTTGCCAACAGTCCCGTTCGCGAGAGCCATGGACGACGCCATGGGCGCCTTGTTGCTCCGGCATACGGTACCGCCGGCCTGGTGGAAGTTGGCGAGATGGCTGGGGATCGGGGACGAGAAGAAGTTGGCGATGTCATGGAAGGTAATAGACCGTTATATAGCGGAAAGCATCGCGGAGAAGAAGAAACTAAGAAGCCTCAGGAATAAAAAAGACGTTGGAGGCGAAGCAAAAGCCGATCTACTATCGTCTTACAtcaacgacgacgacgatgaagaGCAGCAAGACAGCCATCGACAAGGATCGACCGAGTTCGACAAGTTCGTCCGTGACACCGCCATGAACTTCATGCTTGCCGGGAGGGACACAACTGGTGCAGCGCTCACATGGTTCTTCTGGCTGCTCTGCAAAAATCCCGTGGTGGAGTCCAAGATCCTCGAGGAATTGAGCTCGACACCCTTGCGAAAACAGAGATCGAGTTCCAATGATATGACCATATTCGACACCGAGGAGCTGAGCAAGTTGGTCTATCTGCATGCAGCCCTCTGCGAGTCGCTCAGGCTGTTCCCTCCCGTTCCCTTCGAGCACAAGGCAGCTCTGCGACACGAAATCCTCCCGAGTGGACACAGAGTTGAAGCAGGCACAAAGATCTTGGTCTCCCTGTACTCGATGGGAAGGATGGAAGGGATATGGGGAAAGGACTGCTTGGAGTTCCGGCCCGAGAGATGGATCTCGGAGAAGGGGCGGGTGCGGCACGAGCCATCTTACAAGTTCATGCCGTTCAATTCGGGCCCCAGGACCTGCCTAGGGAAGGAAGTGGCCTTCACTCAGATGAAGGCAGTGGTGGCTGCCATGGTCTACAACTTCCAAGTTCAAGTGCTTCCAGGTCATGTGGTCGAGCCAAAGCTTTCAATCATCCTTCACCTGAAAAATGGCCTGAGGGTGAAGATCAAGAGGAGAGCTGGTGATGATCAACAACAGTAA
- the LOC135612504 gene encoding large ribosomal subunit protein eL37z-like, protein MGKGTGSFGKRRNKTHTLCVRCGRRSFHLQKSRCGSCGYPAARIRKYNWSVKAIRRKTTGTGRMRYLRHVPRRFKSNFREGTQATSRKKAASTEV, encoded by the exons ATG GGTAAGGGAACGGGGAGCTTCGGGAAGCGGAGGAACAAGACCCACACTCTGTGCGTGAGGTGTGGGCGGAGGAGCTTCCACCTCCAGAAGAGCCGGTGCGGCTCCTGCGGCTACCCTGCCGCTCGGATCCGCAAGT ATAACTGGAGTGTGAAAGCAATTAGGAGAAAGACAACAGGTACAGGAAGGATGAGATATCTTCGTCATGTGCCTCGTAGGTTCAAGAGTAACTTCAGAGAAG GGACCCAAGCAACTTCAAGGAAGAAGGCTGCATCTACTGAAGTTTAA
- the LOC103985106 gene encoding uncharacterized protein LOC103985106 has product MRSLTGCGLKESFETVEWPFNGLMGISSIYTGVRTASATNSNSLMAFPASEVVVLGFVLTVAFSLGAESRGGERGMLQDMIEPSSEEFFIEGISSPIAEQLFDFCDDDGGGAAGELFGRSDHHHNQSLLPTYEDVSSSSSSSAARTATAANTSLCCYPGDAAPFSPFPSLYALLDAPPPPPDPEPDLAQCRSSSSSSNPPPPPPPPPPPALFPVSPTPPYVGDPFDHILLTEAIPAGYSLDRGTVVSVPAAGGPPSRLQHPQTAYEEQRYAAAVAMQQPPELAGLEAPPCGFLEGVGMGAAQYGGGRGETQGFFGMAAVGPDAGLAGLSDMAEGGGLCSFGQDALPRLYGSGDSQVIGGGNQLLMVGCSGNTLPLPASDMSPLDESTYKVGRLSVEERKEKIHRYMKKRNERNFSKKIKYACRKTLADSRPRVRGRFAKNDELGEVARLRSSNHEFDDEEEMVIKEEDIFDSTDILAHISGVNSFKYNYTLESWI; this is encoded by the exons ATGAG GTCACTCACTGGCTGTGGCCTTAAAGAAAGCTTTGAGACAGTGGAATGGCCTTTCAACGGACTGATGGGAATTAGTTCCATATATACTGGTGTGAGAACAGCCTCAGCT ACAAACTCAAACAGCCTCATGGCTTTTCCAGCATCTGAAGTTGTAGTGCTTGGGTTTGTGCTTACTGTGGCCTTCTCACTTGGTGCTGA ATCAAGAGGTGGTGAAAGAGGCATGTTGCAGGACATGATCGAACCGTCTTCGGAGGAGTTCTTCATC GAGGGCATCTCCAGCCCCATCGCTGAGCAGCTGTTCGACTTCTGCGACGACGACGGCGGCGGAGCcgccggcgagcttttcggccgCTCTGATCACCATCATAACCAATCCCTCCTCCCTACCTACGAGGACGTCTCCTCATCCTCGTCCTCATCCGCAGCCAGAACCGCCACCGCGGCCAATACGTCTCTCTGCTGCTACCCCGGCGACGCCGCCCCATTCTCCCCCTTTCCCTCCCTGTACGCCCTACTTGACGCACCTCCACCGCCCCCCGACCCCGAGCCCGACCTCGCCCAGTGTCGTTCCTCGTCCTCATCATCtaacccccctcctcctcctcctcctcctcctcccccggcACTGTTCCCGGTCTCGCCCACGCCGCCGTACGTCGGGGACCCGTTCGACCACATCCTGCTGACGGAGGCCATCCCCGCTGGGTACTCGCTCGACCGCGGCACAGTGGTCTCGGTGCCGGCGGCAGGGGGGCCACCGAGCCGGCTGCAGCACCCGCAGACGGCGTACGAGGAGCAGCGCTACGCAGCGGCGGTGGCGATGCAGCAACCGCCGGAGCTGGCGGGGCTGGAGGCGCCACCGTGCGGGTTTCTCGAAGGCGTTGGCATGGGCGCGGCGCAGTATGGCGGTGGCAGAGGCGAGACGCAGGGTTTCTTCGGGATGGCGGCGGTGGGACCGGACGCGGGGCTTGCGGGCCTGAGCGACATGGCAGAGGGCGGAGGCCTGTGCTCGTTCGGGCAGGACGCTTTGCCTCGCTTGTACGGCTCCGGCGACTCGCAG GTAATTGGCGGAGGCAACCAGCTTCTAATGGTTGGATGCAGCGGCAATACGTTGCCGCTGCCGGCATCCGACATGTCACCCTTGGACGAATCCACCTACAAGGTCGGCCGCTTGTCAGtggaagagaggaaggagaagattcACAGGTACATGAAGAAGAGGAACGAAAGAAACTTCAGCAAGAAGATCAAG TATGCCTGTAGAAAAACTTTAGCAGACAGCAGACCTCGAGTCCGAGGAAGGTTCGCAAAGAACGATGAACTTGGAGAGGTAGCACGACTGAGATCCAGCAACCATGAATTCGACGATGAGGAAGAA ATGGTCATTAAAGAAGAAGATATCTTTGACTCCACTGACATCCTGGCACACATCAGTGGAGTAAACTCATTTAAGTACAACTACACACTAGAATCCTGGATATGA